The Gossypium hirsutum isolate 1008001.06 chromosome D03, Gossypium_hirsutum_v2.1, whole genome shotgun sequence genomic interval CCATTGCTGTTCCCTCCATCACCACCACATAGCCAGCCGCCGCGGGTGGTGGTGGTGTTGCTTCTTTTGTTCTTTTCCCTTCATCACTTACTGATCTTCTTACACCAACAATGGTGTAAATGAAGGTTACCAGCTTGTTGAGAATCATTTTGGTTTTGTATTTTTTGGCAGCAATGGGGGGGGGGGTTCAGGTTATCCGTATACCATGTTTATGAGTTGCCTTCCTCTTAGGTTGATCATCATCGGTTGTTTTGTTTGCTTGGTTTGAAAGGGTTGTTAGATTTGGGATGAACCGATTTTGAGGGTTTAACCCCAAGCGGTTGCACCTAAACCAAGAGTGTTACATATGaccttttattctttattgtttattttattttatttttacttgctATTACATTAAAATCCATACATGTtagccgattgagtcttaactcgattagtataagtattgttgtcaatataggaGGACATGAATTCGAGTATGCTGAAACGCATTATACTCTTATTTATAAGTTGGGGAGAAACTATAGATAATTTAAAGTATTATGTCAAAAAGAACGTACATGTTACAATAACTCTATTTAGACATGATAGGATTAATTTCAAAGAATGTGaagaaatttttgtccaaattttaaattttatgcttcacaaaaaatagtaaatttgtcttttaattcccTTAAAGCTCGtaaaattttaagtgaaaagaagaataaaattatactttgaacTCCATccaaaattcataattcaattatggTCCCACCAAAATAATTTTCGGTTTTACtactctttaaaattaaaaacgtaCAATTGTCAAAATATCAACATTGAATCAATTAGGTCTTTACATTAGCTTAGCCATTCAATTTAGGTGTTAAATATCGGCTTGAATCAGTCGTGAAGCATGTTTAAAACGTGTACCTACGCATAGAAAATATGAATAtgagttttaagaaaaaaaatagaaagtgaCATTAAAATTCTATTTCTCTTTATTCTTAATAGATCATATTCAAGTTGTTTTAGCAATAGATACACATATATTTACGAAACGATCCGTGTATTTTAAATATGTTGAACATCATATTGAATTGGCATTTAATTTTCAAGCCAATGCCTAAGCTGATGGAACGACTTAAATGATACAATATCGAAACTTTGAaggattcaattaaaattttttaaaatttataaatcaattcaaatttggAGTATAATTTGAAGACTTTTACTAcaattaacttttttatataatttatacaagacccataaaaattaattttttcgagATAAGTAATTGCCCCTCTCGATAATGTTATGACTAGTTTTCGAACTTGAGTTAGTGAAGGCTATGGATTAGGTAATGAGAAAAATATCCCCTAACATCGTTGTAAAGTGGATTGGGGGCATGCATGCTTCGAAGGAAAGCAATTAAATGATGGGAAAGTAATTGACCATTGACGGTACGAATCTTTGCTGATGGTTACCTAATGTTGAAGAAACCTGGTATATTTACTCTTTTCTGAAAGTATGTGTGTTCAAAGAGTGGGTTGTTCACCGTATGCTACGGGAAACAGACAATACCTTCGGCTGTTAAGGGGTTCAACCAACTCCCTTGGTAGATCATgctttcgaatttttttttttttggtatttctctcaataataaaattagaggtgttcatgggccgggttcgggcgggcccagaaaaaattttggcccgtGTCCTAGGCCCAATCCAAAATATGGGCTTGAAATTTTTGTCCAAGCCTGGCTTGAGAAAATTTCTTAAGCCCGAGCCTGGCTCGGCCcggcctattttttaataaacaccaaaaatttattttaaaaataaaaaataaaaaaaaagtattttaaaaaaatttaaaaataaaaaaaataaaaaatatatttattatattcgggctggGCAAAAAAAGTGGTGCTGAGCccagcccattttctaaacgggcttaatttttttacccaaacccatatttcgggcctattttttacccgaaccctcccatgaCTGACTCCTAAACTAGAAAATCTAagcttataaataatttaaatcaaaattactCTAAACTCGAAATAACCTAAATTTAAAATGGTTAAAGTAAATTGCAAACCCGAATAATCTAATCAAAACAACCCGAACTCAAAATAGTCAAAATTGGAAAACCCTAAAATACGAGAATCTAAAATTTAGACGAATTACTTTCTGGTTTTAATGGAGCTGGTTCGGCCTGTCGTTTTGTTTTCTGGGCCTTGAACAATGGTGTATTTTTCAGTGGTGGTTCTTGGGCTTATGGGTCTTATATTACATACCTTTTCACTTTCCCTGCTTGCTGACTTTTGGAAAATCAATCTCCCAATTTCGGGCTTTTCAGCTAAATGATCCCTAATTTGCTAAACCGAAAGGATCAAATCAAAGCAACCATTTCTGAATAACATGTCCCTCACTCCATTACACGCTACAAACTAGAAAGCCAGGAGGCTTTTCTCCTTTTTCAAGCCTTCTATAACATGCTTCAATGGCGGTAATCAAATTGAGTTGGAGAAGAAGGTACCAAAACAAAGTCCCAAATGAATGGCAACGATGTCCATTCGTGAACTCCTTCGTTTTCGATCCACCATCTTCATTAAACTCAACCGATTTCACTTGCCGTTTTATTCAACTGAGTCCAAAGCGCTCACTTCGATCCTCGATTCGTGTCGTGATATAAAGGAACTGTTTCAAATCCAAGCTCGATTGATAACTTCGGGTCTCTTCCAAAACCCATTTTGGGTCGACAGGGTTTTGATCCATTCTTCCAAGTTCAGCAACATTGATTACACCGTTTCGATTCTACGATGCATTGAAAATCCTGGTACTTTCCGTGTTAATTCAGTTATCAGAGCTTACTGTTTTAGTTCTTTACACCATCAAGCTGTGGTTTTTTACTTTAAAATGCGAGATAATGGGTGGTTTGTTCCTAATAGCTATACTTTTGTGCCACTTTTAAGCTCTTGTTCGAAATTGGGTTGCTCTAAATCTGCAAGGAAGTGTCACGGCCAAGCAATTAAATTTGGGGTAGTCAATAGATTGCCAATACAGAACTCTTTGATTCATATGTATGGTTGTTGTGGGGTTTTTGAGTTTGCCATCAATGTGTTAATTGAAATGTCTCAAAGAGATATTGCCTCATGGAACTCTTTTATTAATGTGTGTGTCAAAGTTTGGAATTTGGGTTTGGCTCACCAACTGTTCGATAAAATGCCTAAGAAGAATGTGGTTTCTTGGAATATTATGATTAAAGGGTATTTAAAAGCTGGGAATCCGGGTTGTGCATTGAAGTTGTTTAGGCAAATGGTGAAAACGGGATTAATGGGGAACGAGAAGACTGGCGCTAGTGTACTTAGTGCTTGTTCCAAGTCAGCTAGATTAAAGGAAGGAAGATCAGTTCATGGATTTTTAATCAAGAACGGCATGAAGtctaatataataatagataCAGCTTTGGTTAATTTGTATTGTAACTGCCAGAAAGTAGGATTAGCTCGTAGGATGTTCGACAAGATCAGAAATAGGAACCGAGTTTGTTGGAATGCAATGATTTTAGGGCATTGCATTCATGGAAATCCCAAAGATGGACTAAAATTGTTCACTGATATGGTGGAAGAAACGATCATTTCTCCTGACGAAATCACTTTCGTCGGCGTTCTATGTGCTTGTGCTCGTGCAGGATCGGTACCAGATGGCAGAAACTATTTCCACCAAATGATCAACAAATTCGGTATAAAACCGAACTTTGCTCATCATTGGTGCATGGCGAATCTTTACGTTGGCGTTCAACTTTTCCAAGAGGCGGAAGACATCCTAAGGCAAATGCCGGATAGTGCCGAGGACATATCATCTGATTCGGTTCTTTGGGCTAACTTGCTCAGCTCATGTCGGTTTAGGGAGGGCGTAACTGTTGGGGAAAGAATAGCAACATCGTTGATTGCAAAAGAGCCTAAAAACTTCACATATTATCAGTTATTGTTGAATGTGTATGCTGTGGCAGGTCAATGGGAGGATGTTGCTAAAATGAAACAGATAATGAAGGAAAAAGGGATTGAAAGAGTTGCAGGGTGTAATCTTTTAGATTTAAAGAACATTGTTCATAATTTAAAAGTGAGTGAACAATGGAGGGAGGGTATGGATCAAAGGGATGTTAAGCTTGCTGAAAGCTAGTTTTACACTATTGATTGAGAATATGAATCAATGTTTTTGATGGGGGATTTTGTgtaaacttttttttcttcacAATTGGATTTACTTGAAATAATTGATTTTTCATTGATACAAATACAATCAATTGATTAGGTGGAAAAGTGAAGgaatgagaagaaagaaaaagtggaaagaaaatgaattttgagCCGAAAAAAGTAAGGAAAGGAAAAAGGAAGATCATTTTACATCCTAATGTATACAAAACCGTCcttccaaagaaaagaaaaatgagagagatacatattagtttaaaattatgcatttcttttttcatttttcacaattaCCAAAGTAATGGACGAAAGAATATTattctttatttctatttttccATCTCTCATTATGAAAAGAAAAACTAGGATTTTCacccttcaaattttttattttttcattttaccaAGCAAAGCTTAAATATCCAAATTTTCACCAAGTTCAAAAGCTTCTCTTTACAAGTCTGCAAGAGGTACCTCTTGATAATTACATTGCAATTTAGGTTTTACActtatatttttaagaatttcaaaaataaagtcttaacattaatcttgttaaaattcatttcattttttttttcattttaaaatgtcattttaaaaaataaaaatataagtagaaTAAACttcaaatttgagaaaaatagaatAACCTTTGAGATATTTTAACTAACATGAAATCCCTGTTAGGTGAACAAGAGATTAAAATAATCTAAAGGCAGTCAAATATCAATTATGAATGTTCATAACCAACCAAAATGGTAGTAGCCATGACAAACTTGAAACACTTCTATTCATGTTTTATTTCCCATGCTAAGAAGACAACGAGAAGAAGTAAAATCAATTTCATCAACTTAGCCTATTGATCGGTTAAGTCAATTAAAACTTGGGGCATATAGCAATAGATGGATAGTAAATGGCAAGCATAATTTAGACAACCATTCTCATTCATATCACAGACCACGATTAAAAGACATTACTTGGATACAACAGACTGGTTTTTAGTGAAGACAGGCAAAGAACATAGAAGATGACACTTTGAAGAGTTTCAAAAGAGCTCACAGAATATCCAAAAGTACAGATGAAAAGTCAGAGCAACAAACTACATTTTTATATATAGAGAAGTTTGATACAATTGAACCGGCACTCGAAATTGACCCTTCATTCGAATGCCCACTGGTTCTCCCGACGAACCTCTTCTTCCTCTTCCGGGGTGAAGTCATTCTTGATATTGAAAGTCTTCCTGATCTCTTCTGGGGTCTTTCCCTTGATCATGTCAGCAACAGTTTGGCAAGTGAGATCCAGCAAACCCTTGATGTTCAAATAGTTCGCTGCCTGCAAATAGTATGTTATAAAGCTCACATGTAATTTTCAAGGGTTTTTTCAACAAAATGGCTAGTGAAATTAGACACCAGTAGGCGTGTAATTTAACATTGGTGCTTGCAAGCTACACGAGTTCGACTTGAAAAAAACTCAAAACACTATTAAGTAATTATCGAGCCAAGGAGCTCGAGATCTCAATAGAGCCAAATTCAAGCTTGGTAATACTTGGCTCAAACTGCTCCAAGCCTTATCAAGCTCAAGCATGAATACATACAAGCTTAACCAAACTCTGGCTCAAGCTCAAGTAGGAATGCAAGCCTTATCAAGCTCAAGCATGAATACATACAAGCTTAATCAAGCTCAGCCTCAAGCTCAAGTAGGAATGCATATGAAACACTGGAGCTCCCAAGGTACTTGAGTTGGACGCAAACAAAATTTGAACTCAATTAGGTAATGATCAGGCCGAGGAGCTCGAGCAATCAATAGAACCAAATTCGAGCTCAGTAATACTCAGCTTGAACAACTCAAAAGCCTCATcaagcttttcattttaaatatttttatattaccaAATTTTAGTTGTTGCACTTAACATATATTATTAACCCTCAGATTTAGTTATTGAACCGAGCTCAAGCTTGAATACATACAAGCTTAATCGAGCTCAAGTTTGAGCTTGGGTACAAAAATTGATATATGAGTTTGATCAAGCTTGAGCTCAAATAGCTTAATTATATATTGAACCGAGCTCGAGCTTGACTGTATTAGGAATCAGCTCAGCTTGATTACACCCTCATGAGCAACAATTATTCATTAGTTCTGCAATGCAACAAGCAGGCATCACCTACATAGCAATTCTCTCGTTGGTAATTGCAAACATATGCACAATCTCAAACACAGTTGTATTGAAAACATCAATCTTCATGCAGGGGCTTCTTGCTTATTGCTTTTTGTTAGGCAAGGCATCATCAAAGAATCAATCTTTTTCATCTTAATGAAAATCACAAGTTAGGCTTTTGCTTGTCAAGTGAAACAAGACCTTTAAACCAAGAGAGaacaaagccaaaaaaaaaagaacatgatAATTATACCAGGGCCACAAGCTTTACTTTACTTATGCAATGGCTTGTTTCTTCAAATTTACGACATATCTACGACTTGATAAACGATGCTACATTCTTAACCATCaacgaaataaataaaaaaccaacaaatcaccaaaaattgaataCATTGAAACGAAATTATGCATTATATACCCAAAACCAACCCGAATTTTTCAAATTTCCCCTACCCCCAAATTCAAAACCCTAGCTTAACCAAGAAGAAAACATAAGCATATAAttgaaacaacaaaaacaaataaaaaataaaaacgaagGGAAAAGGAGAATAAGAGGTACTGACCAGAATGAGATCAAAGAGAGTGGCTTGATCGACCTTGACAAAGTCAGCGTCCCAACTCTTGAGCTCGTCATCGGCGGATCGATCGTCTGTCTTAGGAGCCTCGACGTGTTTCTTGCAGTACTCGATCACCTTCGCTAAGATCTTGCTCGTAACATTAGGCAACGGTATCCCGTTATCAGCGCAATCGTCCTCGATCATATGCTTAATCGTCTGCGACTCCAACGCCACCGCTTCATCAACCTCGAATGATTCGCCGTCCGAGCTCTTAAGGGTGATCTTCCTCCCCGACGACGACATTTTTTTGCTACCGATTTCCCAAAAAGATTAGAAAACGGGAATTAAATAATCAAAGGTTTCTTTTCGTACTGACAATAAATTAGGGATTGTTATAGAGGATGAGTGATGGGTGGTATTGGGATTGGGTTCGGTTTTTTTATGGAACGGTTGTGATTGGACACGTGGCGCCAAGTTGTTGTTTTGGATTCTCATCGAACCATTACATTGTAGACACGTTTAACACAATAGAAAAGgtattttcaacgttttaatttgggttaattgCATTAAGCATCCCAAAATTTTTTCTCTGATTCTAGATTGGTGTTCTCCAAACTTCAAACATTTGCATTGAGTTCTTAATTTATATCAGTATTGTATCAATCATATATTTCTATTAGCCTAATTGTCAATTTAGAATTAAATGCGAGTTTGATTTTGATAGAATATATTTAAAACAGAGAAATCAAtttataaatatgtgtatatttattgtATAGGTAATTTGgatttgatttgtttaaaaattaaaaaaaataaagcttaAATTGCGATTTGGCCCTTGAActatatttttttctcatttggtacataaatatttttttacatcgCTTAAGTACCTGAACAATCATTCTCCTAGTTTAACCCCCTTGGTACATTCTCATCGAAAGTCGATTATTTTTTGGAGTAAAATGGGATGAAATTGATAGTTCATGTACTAAAGTGAGAcaaaaaaagttttcaaaataagaaACTATATATGGTTCAAATGCTAAATCatgaaaaaaacttgaaaaatgggTAGAgtcaaagtttttaaaaaatatatttaaacacgTTAAATTTAAACTATTCATATAATATACTTCATTTCAAATTTGAACTCAGATTTTGATGACTAATTATTGTCGATTGAATCTTAACTTGATTGGCATTAAgaggacgtgagtttgagtgcgccgaaacgcattatcctcctatttataggttgaggagGAGCTATAGTTAATTTTAGACATTGTGTCACAAAGAACAGATACGATCAAatcctataatgaaattattcaaaaaaataaaaataaaggtggCTATTTGGATCCATAAAAGATGAGCCAAAGACTAAGAAATGAAACAATCAAAGATATATAGATGTACACAATGAATCTCAAACTTGAATACTTAAGACATCATTGGTATATCAACTAAAGACTTAAATATAAATCTTTTCCATATGGTGAATCtataatatgtgtatatatacttatattaagCTCATGACTAAACTAATATCACGAGTAGACCTATTCACGGGTCGAGCTACTCACCCAATCCTGAAAACCTGtccaaaatttgaaaggattttgacaaaaatattatgcttgaaaaatgggtttgggtaaaaaaatcggatatatttaaaatatgggaTGGGCTTGGGCTTAACACTCAAAACTCAAGCCCGACTCGACCTGATCtactttttaagtttataatattttatattatgtcatTTTTGTTATGAATGCTATTAAGTGAATGTTCATTGTGATCAAACTTTCATCTTTCTTAACTCTTCATCCTTATCTCATTGTAACCTCTttcct includes:
- the LOC107909474 gene encoding pentatricopeptide repeat-containing protein At3g51320 codes for the protein MYGCCGVFEFAINVLIEMSQRDIASWNSFINVCVKVWNLGLAHQLFDKMPKKNVVSWNIMIKGYLKAGNPGCALKLFRQMVKTGLMGNEKTGASVLSACSKSARLKEGRSVHGFLIKNGMKSNIIIDTALVNLYCNCQKVGLARRMFDKIRNRNRVCWNAMILGHCIHGNPKDGLKLFTDMVEETIISPDEITFVGVLCACARAGSVPDGRNYFHQMINKFGIKPNFAHHWCMANLYVGVQLFQEAEDILRQMPDSAEDISSDSVLWANLLSSCRFREGVTVGERIATSLIAKEPKNFTYYQLLLNVYAVAGQWEDVAKMKQIMKEKGIERVAGCNLLDLKNIVHNLKVSEQWREGMDQRDVKLAES
- the LOC107909473 gene encoding SKP1-like protein 1B; amino-acid sequence: MSSSGRKITLKSSDGESFEVDEAVALESQTIKHMIEDDCADNGIPLPNVTSKILAKVIEYCKKHVEAPKTDDRSADDELKSWDADFVKVDQATLFDLILAANYLNIKGLLDLTCQTVADMIKGKTPEEIRKTFNIKNDFTPEEEEEVRRENQWAFE